The DNA region TAGTGATAGGAATAAAACAGTTAAAAATCGCTGAATAGGTTTTTTTGTAATAATTTTTTTAATACTATTTAATGAATAATTAATCTTATATCCTTCCCGAGCGATAGAACGGAAAAATAAGATCATACCAAGAATGAAGATAATCGCTCCTAACATAGAGGGTACAATTCCGGGCGCAGAATATGGGTTTGCTCCCAAATTTCTAAAAGTGGGCATACGAATTGATATTAAAAAAATTGCCAGCCCAAAAATAACCAGAAAAATAGATGTGATAAAGTCTGCTTTATCCATATTTTTAGGCTCCATATGATTATTCTTCTCCCCTCTTCTTAATTTTTCTCATTGATAAATTCTTATAAGGGGAAAATATTTCCCTATAAATATTTTCCCCTTAGCTTCTAATAATTCTATGGTTCAGCTATTCCTAGATCATAAGGGGATTCTTCAGCTTTACCCATCCCATAATATAACCAGGCATAAAACTGGACTACTGGGAAGGATCTTACCAGACCTTCTAATCCCCAGTATGGTGCAAATATGGCGCCTCTATCTTTAGCATATACTTTTATTTTTTCATTACCAACGATTTCTTCTCTCCATAACTTGTTCATCGTATTGACTACCTGATCGGGGACTCCTCTGGGGATAAATATTCCAAAGTAGGAAGGTGTTGGTTCAAGATCAGGTAACCATTTAGTAATGGGATCAATCACACCAAAATCAGCAATTTCTAGAGGTTGTTCGGCCATCACCGCTAAAGGACGAAGTTTTCCAGCTCGAATCATATCTGCCTGTTCACTGGCTAATTGGGCAGTAACTTCTGTTTCTCCTGCAACGCAGGCAACGACAGCTGGAGCACCACCATCATAGGTGACATGTTCATATTCGATTCCGGTTACTTTCTTAATGCCTTCCATCGCTACTCGACCAGCGGACATCATACCAGCTGTGGAAACAGTTATTTCGCCCGGCCTTTCCTTAAAGGCTTTTAATAAGTCATCAAAACTTTGATAAGGCGTATCGGGATGTACAGAAATAACCATAACATTTGCTACATTAAGATAGATATGCCAATCTTCAACTTGGGTATCTAAAAATCCTAAAATTTTATAGGTACCAAGATCTCCTACCGCCCCTGAAGCCCAGGAATAACCATCTCTAGCAGCATCCATTACCGTTTTCGTCCCTACCGATCCTGAAGCACCAGGTTGGTTAACGATAACTATTTTCTGACCTAAGGCTCCTTCTAATTCCCCAGCGCATAAGCGGGTAATTTGGTCAGTAGCTCCTCCAGCAGACCAAGGAACAATAAGGGTAACAGGTTTAGTAGGTTTCCATAGTTCCTGGGCATTCAAAGTCATTGCGAAGGAAAAAATTAAAGTTATACAAATGGTTAAAAATAAGCTTTTTTTTAACATTCTTACGACCTCCTTTTATTAAATACAAATTAATCAATTATTTTAATACACGATAATTATATTTTTTATCACCCCCCTTTTTTTTATATATGTTCTCCTCTACACAAACGGATGGGTACTTTTATCGGATGATACATAAGATATTCACGGTTAACTATTAATAATTACCAATTTCTGGAAAGTGAAAAAAAGAGAAAAAAATAAGAAAATAATCCACTATCTCATTCCTTTTAACTTTATTATATTTAAAGGTTTTTTGGTTGTCAATTTACAGATTAAGGATGCTACT from Candidatus Atribacteria bacterium includes:
- a CDS encoding tripartite tricarboxylate transporter substrate binding protein, with amino-acid sequence MLKKSLFLTICITLIFSFAMTLNAQELWKPTKPVTLIVPWSAGGATDQITRLCAGELEGALGQKIVIVNQPGASGSVGTKTVMDAARDGYSWASGAVGDLGTYKILGFLDTQVEDWHIYLNVANVMVISVHPDTPYQSFDDLLKAFKERPGEITVSTAGMMSAGRVAMEGIKKVTGIEYEHVTYDGGAPAVVACVAGETEVTAQLASEQADMIRAGKLRPLAVMAEQPLEIADFGVIDPITKWLPDLEPTPSYFGIFIPRGVPDQVVNTMNKLWREEIVGNEKIKVYAKDRGAIFAPYWGLEGLVRSFPVVQFYAWLYYGMGKAEESPYDLGIAEP